A single window of Aspergillus flavus chromosome 4, complete sequence DNA harbors:
- a CDS encoding NAD dependent epimerase/dehydratase family protein (unnamed protein product), with amino-acid sequence MTSIEPTSEKMSSVVLVTGATGLLGRQVFNTFKHSGCFVVGQGYSRANPPTILKADLENKDDIQRILDEAKPQIIIHCAANRSPDLCEQDPEKARRVNVEATRTLAEEASSRGAFLIYISTDYVFPGKEGEAPYETDAETNPPNLYGQLKRDGEVAVLEATKETGLGLVLRVPVLYGPSDNNSESAVNCLIDAVWKSQTPESSVKMDDWAQRYPTNTEDVARVCRDIVIKYIKERTRLPQQPHILQFSSEDRMTKYEICEKFAEVLGLPLDRMIRNKQGNEPGGVQRPYDTHLSTKGLKDLGIDVRTTDFVAWWRKHLGAYKK; translated from the exons ATGACCTCCATCGAGCCAACTTCTGAGAAAATGTCAAGCGTTGTTCTTGTTACTGGTGCTACCGGCCTGCTCGGCCGGCAGGTATTCAACACTTTCAAGCACTCGGGGTGCTTTGTCGTCGGCCAAGGCTATTCGAGAGCCAACCCACCGACCATCCTGAAAGCCGATTTGGAGAACAAGGACGACATCCAGCGTATCCTGGACGAAGCAAA ACCTCAGATTATCATCCATT GCGCCGCCAATCGTTCCCCCGATCTGTGTGAGCAAGACCCCGAGAAGGCGCGCCGGGTGAATGTCGAGGCTACGCGGACCCTTGCAGAAGAAGCCTCGTCCCGCGGCGCATTTCTCATTTACATCTCTACGGACTACGTGTTTCccggaaaggaaggagaagctccGTATGAGACCGATGCGGAAACGAACCCTCCCAACCTTTATGGTCAGCTGAAGCGGGATGGTGAGGTTGCTGTTCTGGAGGCAACGAAGGAGACCGGGCTCGGCCTCGTCCTTCGGGTGCCTGTCCTGTACGGTCCTTCTGATAATAACTCGGAGAGCGCGGTCAACTGTTTGATCGATGCGGTGTGGAAGTCTCAGACTCCCGAGTCGAGCGTGAAGATGGATGACTGGGCCCAACGGTATCCCACCAACACCGAAGACGTTGCGCGCGTGTGTCGCGACATTGTCATTAAGTATATCAAGGAGCGCACGCGGTTGCCGCAGCAGCCTCATATTCTCCAATTCAGCTCGGAAGATCGTATGACCAAATATGAGATCTGCGAGAAGTTCGCGGAGGTACTCGGGCTACCCCTGGATAGGATGATCAGGAATAAGCAAGGGAACGAGCCTGGTGGAGTACAAAGACCCTACGATACTCATCTATCGACCAAGGGACTCAAGGACCTCGGAATTGATGTCCGGACTACGGATTTTGTCGCGTGGTG GCGGAAACATCTGGGCGCATACAAGAAATAA
- a CDS encoding Alpha/beta hydrolase fold-1, translated as MSQSTHPPTLLLTPGSWHTPTSLIHLQTALQKAGYPTQTIAHPTNGAEPPTKTLTDDTTNLRHTLSQLIDQEGKDVVLIAHSYGGLVISNAAEGFGKKDRGKRGLQGGVVLMVYMTAFLVPRGKSLFGVLGEFRPANMVLEGSYCRATSARESFYHDLSPEMLAEAEAQLTHSCIGAYTESVNYEPWRDISCAYIFCEEDRALGLPVQEMLVEMMRESAPFPVLTGRLKASHSPFYSMPGETAEVIRGFISEVEGV; from the exons ATGTCCCAATCCACCCACCCCCCAACCCTCCTCCTAACCCCCGGCTCCTGGCACACACCCACCAGCCTAATCCACCTGCAAACCGCCCTCCAAAAAGCCGGCTACCCTACCCAAACAATCGCCCACCCCACCAACGGCGCAGAACCACCCACCAAAACCCTCACCGACGACACCACCAACCTCCGCCACACGCTCTCGCAGCTCATCGaccaagaaggcaaagacgTCGTCCTAATCGCCCATTCCTACGGCGGCCTTGTAATTTCCAACGCGGCCGAAGGCTTCGGGAAGAAAGATCGCGGCAAACGGGGTCTGCAAGGCGGGGTTGTGCTCATGGTTTATATGACTGCGTTCTTGGTACCGAGGGGGAAGAGTCTGTTTGGGGTTTTGGGGGAGTTTAGACCTGCGAATATGGTTTTGGAG GGCTCATATTGTCGCGCAACCTCCGCCAGAGAATCCTTCTACCATGACCTCTCGCCCGAGATGCTGGCAGAAGCGGAGGCGCAGTTAACGCATAGTTGCATTGGGGCGTATACGGAGAGTGTCAACTATGAGCCCTGGCGGGATATCTCCTGTGCTTATATCTTCTGTGAGGAGGATCGGGCGCTGGGGCTTCCTGTTCAGGAGATGCTGGTTGAGATGATGAGGGAGAGTGCGCCTTTTCCGGTCTTGACGGGGAGGTTGAAGGCTTCGCATTCGCCGTTTTATAGTATGCCTGGGGAGACGGCGGAGGTTATAAGGGGTTTTATTAgcgaggtggagggggttTAG
- a CDS encoding cation diffusion facilitator family metal ion transporter, giving the protein MVLHLTQLQRLSLVIGISLCFFLAEISVGFYTKSLALVADAFHYLNDIIGFIVAFAAVKISSKKESPKDLSFGWQRARLLGAFFNGVFLLALGVSIFLQSIERFISPQVVESPKLVLIIGCVGLALNILSASFLHEHDHSHDNLPGGNLDASAESGINEVTELANREDQKSAEHPRQACAFHTGHRHNNLQAQKKGYDLGLLGVFIHVLGDAFNNVGVIISALIIWLTHSASRYYADPAISMAIALMIMGTSIPLVRNSGLILLNSVPKGIDLSDVKHDLELLPEVSSIHELHAWRLNQEKALASVHVGLPDIRISEFVKLAKTMNECFHSYGIHSAIVQPELVQTVEDTTEGTETKSDSCQITCGSSCELLTCCG; this is encoded by the exons ATGGTCTTACACTTGACACAGCTACAGCGTCTCTCGCTTGTGATCGGCATCTcactttgcttctttcttgctGAAATTTCAG TTGGGTTTTACACGAAATCTCTCGCTCTTGTGGCTGACGCATTTCATTAT CTCAATGATATCATCGGGTTTATTGTGGCATTTGCTGCTGTGAAG ATATCTTCGAAGAAGGAGTCGCCAAAAGATCTGTCCTTTGGCTGGCAACGGGCTCGCCTCCTTGGGGCATTCTTTAATGGAGTCTTTCTTCTCGCCCTCGGCGTCAGTATTTTCCTACAGTCTATCGAGCGATTCATCAGCCCACAAG TGGTTGAAAGTCCAAAGCTGGTTCTTATTATTGGTTGTGTTGGGCTTGCGCTGAATATACTAAGCGCGTCATTCCTTCACG AACACGATCATAGCCATGATAACCTCCCCGGAGGAAACCTAGACGCGAGCGCTGAAAGTGGCATCAACGAGGTAACCGAACTTGCAAATCGTGAAGATCAGAAGAGTGCTGAACATCCACGACAGGCTTGTGCCTTCCATACCGGCCACAGACACAATAATCTTCAAGCTCAGAAGAAGGGATACGACCTTGGCCTGCTCGGTGTTTTCATCCACGTCCTTGGTGATGCCTTCAATAATGTCGGGGTGATAATCTCTGCATTGATCATCTGGCTCACACATTCTGCTTCTCGGTACTATGCAGACCCGGCCATTAGTATGGCGATCGCCTTGATGATCATGGGAACATCCATTCCCCTCG TGAGGAACTCCGGCCTTATTCTACTGAACAGTGTCCCCAAGGGGATTGATCTGAGCGACGTGAAACATGATCTTGAACTG TTACCCGAAGTCTCATCCATCCACGAGCTACACGCCTGGCGCCTCAACCAGGAAAAAGCACTAGCTTCTGTGCACGTTGGCCTCCCCGATATTCGCATCTCAGAGTTCGTGAAACTTGCAAAGACCATGAACGAGTGCTTCCATAGCTATGGTATTCATTCCGCCATTGTGCAGCCGGAGCTCGTCCAGACAGTGGAGGACACCACGGAGGGAACCGAGACGAAATCAGATTCCTGTCAAATTACCTGCGGCTCGTCCTGTGAGCTGCTTACCTGCTGTGGCTAA